Proteins encoded together in one Telopea speciosissima isolate NSW1024214 ecotype Mountain lineage chromosome 4, Tspe_v1, whole genome shotgun sequence window:
- the LOC122658616 gene encoding conserved oligomeric Golgi complex subunit 8-like, which produces MRLESLKMSMESENPEEATMVAALLPLASVSQQPYVSELLSFTLDRLHKEPELLRVDAERIRRQMQEVAVGNYRAFIAAADALLSIREEVTAVDIHLELLITDIPKLTTGCTEFIDSAQHVLEKRKLNQTLLANHNTLLDLLEIPQLMDTCVRNGNYDEALDLEAFVCKLSTMHPKIPAIQALAAEVRQTTQALLSQLLQKLRSNIELPECLRIVGYLRRIGVFSESELRLQFLRCREAWLAGILDDLDQRNVYEYLKGMVNCHRMHLLNAVNQYRALFSDDKSESEENYDGGLLYSWAMHQITSHLRTLKTLLPKITDGGSLSNILDQCMYCAVGLGLVGLDFRGLLPLLFEGAVLNLFSKNMSTAVEDFQIVLDSHRWVPLPAVGFSTNGVTEDSQEDVTPSSYLMEHPPLAVFVNGVSAAMNELRPCAPLSLKHMLAQELLKGLQAVSDSLLRFNATKMLRENESILFLSLCRAFIEVVYPHCATCFGRCYPGGAALITESKSLFDGVSRLLAVAPARELSNQVEHVGEKYVAENGEDIPAVDNGVVHEAEQTGKDGSDDTTTETVGSSV; this is translated from the exons ATGAGGCTCGAATCATTGAAGATGTCCATGGAATCTGAGAATCCAGAAGAGGCAACGATGGTTGCAGCCCTTCTTCCCCTGGCTTCTGTCTCTCAGCAACCCTACGTTTCAGAACTCCTCTCTTTCACTCTTGATCGCCTCCACAAG GAACCGGAGCTTCTTCGTGTGGATGCCGAGCGTATTCGGCGGCAAATGCAAGAGGTGGCGGTTGGGAATTACCGTGCCTTTATTGCTGCCGCTGATGCATTGCTCTCAATTAGGGAGGAAGTCACTGCAGTTGACATACATCTTGAATTGCTG ATAACTGATATTCCGAAACTCACAACAGGTTGCACTGAGTTCATTGACTCTGCACAGCATGTTTTGGAGAAGAGAAAGCTGAATCAAACATTGCTAGCCAATCATAATACTTTGCTTGACTTGCTTGAAATTCCCCAGCTTATGGACAC ATGTGTAAGGAATGGAAATTATGATGAAGCTCTTGACTTAGAAGCCTTTGTTTGCAAACTGTCAACAATGCATCCAAA GATACCTGCCATTCAAGCATTAGCAGCAGAAGTTAGACAGACAACCCAAGCTCTTCTTTCCCAGCTTCTGCAAAAACTTCGATCGAATATTGAG TTGCCGGAATGTCTTCGTATTGTTGGGTATTTACGGCGTATAGGAGTATTTAGTGAGTCGGAACTGCGCCTTCAG TTTTTGAGATGCAGAGAAGCATGGCTTGCTGGAATTCTTGATGACCTGGACCAGAGAAATGTCTACGAGTACTTGAAAGGAATGGTGAATTGTCATCGGATGCATCTCTTAAATGCAGTTAATCAATACAGAGCTTTATTTTCTGATGATAAATCTGAAAGTGAAGAAAACTATGATGGCGGGCTTCTTTATAGTTGGGCTATGCATCAAATTACCTCACATCTTAGAACTTTAAAGACCCTGTTGCCCAAGATTACTGATGGCGGATCTTTGTCAAACATACTGGACCAGTGTATG TATTGTGCTGTGGGTCTTGGTTTGGTTGGACTGGATTTTAGGGGCTTGCTTCCATTGCTTTTTGAAGG TGCAGTGCTCAACTTATTCTCAAAGAACATGAGTACAGCAGTTGAAGACTTCCAG ATAGTCCTGGATTCACATCGTTGGGTCCCATTACCAGCTGTTGGATTCTCAACCAATGGTGTAACTGAGGACAGTCAGGAAGATGTGACTCCATCTTCTTATTTAATGGAACATCCACCTCTTGCGGTGTTTGTTAATG GTGTCTCAGCAGCTATGAATGAATTACGGCCCTGTGCCCCATTGAGCTTGAAACATATGCTGGCGCAAGAACTTTTAAAGGGATTACAAGCTGTTTCTGACTCCTTGTTGAGGTTCAATGCAACTAAGATGCTTAGAGAGAATGAGtctattctttttctctcactCTGCCGAGCATTTATTGAG GTTGTCTATCCACATTGTGCAACTTGTTTTGGTCGCTGTTATCCCGGTGGAGCTGCTTTGATTACGGAATCAAAGAGTTTATTTGATGGAGTAAGCCGGCTATTGGCAGTCGCTCCTGCCAGAGAACTATCCAACCAGGTTGAGCATGTGGGGGAAAAATATGTTGCTGAGAATGGTGAAGATATCCCTGCAGTGGACAATGGAGTTGTACATGAAGCTGAGCAGACGGGAAAAGATGGTTCGGATGACACTACCACAGAGACTGTTGGAAGTTCTGTATAA